A genomic region of Equus caballus isolate H_3958 breed thoroughbred chromosome 1, TB-T2T, whole genome shotgun sequence contains the following coding sequences:
- the OR6D21 gene encoding olfactory receptor 2AP1: MTFCKIAQRELIEEMEKSMTGDARNRTAVQEFTLEGFPSVQPLGKVLFLVHLLAYLASIMGNTLIITITWADHRLQTPMYFFLSSFSFCECCFITTVIPKLLAMYLSGRKSISFAACFTQAFVFLFVGTTIFFLMAVLSLDRYLAICKPLYYLTVMNPRMCFLLVIICLALGFFLMVVPVILLSQSSFCGPHVIPHFFCDFGPLTKLSCSDTRSIEMLAFAMDSFVLLTSLIITIIAYSNIVFSIVCLPSAKERQKAFFTCSSHLIVLSLMYSSCILIYMKPKQTTSLDSNREAALMNTVVTPLLNPVVYTLRNKQVHQALRDALSRIRLQR, translated from the coding sequence atgacattctgcaaaatagCTCAAAGAGAGTTgattgaagaaatggaaaagtcaaTGACGGGAGATGCAAGAAACAGGACAGCAGTCCAGGAATTCACCCTGGAGGGCTTTCCATCTGTCCAGCCCCTTGGGAAGGTTCTCTTCCTGGTGCATCTGCTGGCGTACCTGGCCTCCATCATGGGAAACACACTCATAATCACCATCACTTGGGCTGACCATCGCCTCCAGACAcctatgtatttcttcctcagCAGTTTCTCCTTTTGTGAATGCTGTTTCATAACCACTGTTATTCCTAAGTTGCTGGCCATGTATCTGTCAGGGAGGAAATCAATTTCCTTTGCTGCCTGCTTCACACAagcctttgtctttcttttcgtGGGGACAACCATTTTCTTCCTCATGGCTGTATTATCCCTGGATCGGTACCTGGCCATTTGCAAACCTCTGTATTACCTGACCGTCATGAACCCAAGGATGTGTTTCCTCCTGGTCATTATCTGCTTGGCTTTGGGATTCTTCCTCATGGTGGTTCCAGTTATTTTGCTTTCCCAGTCATCCTTCTGTGGCCCCCATGTCATCCCTCACTTCTTCTGTGATTTTGGGCCCTTGACTAAGCTCTCCTGTTCTGATACCAGATCTATTGAAATGTTAGCCTTTGCCATGGATTCATTTGTCCTTTTGACATCACTTATCATAACCATCATTGCATACAGCAACATAGTATTCTCAATCGTGTGTCTCCCATCAGCCAAAGAGCGACAGAAAGCTTTCTTCACCTGTTCATCTCACCTCATTGTCCTCTCTCTGATGTACAGCAGCTGTATTCTGATATATATGAAACCAAAGCAAACAACCTCGCTGGATTCCAACAGAGAGGCTGCACTTATGAACACAGTGGTGACCCCGCTGCTGAACCCTGTCGTCTATACTCTGCGGAACAAGCAGGTTCACCAGGCTCTGAGGGATGCTTTGTCCAGGATTAGATTGCAGAGATAG
- the OR6D18 gene encoding olfactory receptor 6C74, which translates to MEVKNETTIQEFVLEGFPAVQHLGKFLFLVHLLAYLASITGNMVIITITWVDHRLQTPMYIFLSTFSFCESCFITTVIPTLLSIFLSGRQTIPFTACLTQAFAFLFLGSIIFFLMAVMSLDRHLAICKPLRYPTVMNLRVSFLLVFFCYTLSFIFITGLLVQVSQLSFCGPNVISHFFCDLGALIHLSCSDTRSVEIYIFFLALLVILIALILTFIAYSNIIVTIVRLPSAKERQKAFSTCLSHLIVLSLMYGSCVFTYVKPKQTNRLDSNREAALVNTVVTLLLNPVIYTLQNKQIHQALRKTLSRMRL; encoded by the coding sequence ATGGAGGTGAAGAATGAGACAACAATTCAGGAATTCGTTCTGGAGGGGTTTCCTGCCGTCCAGCACCTGGGGAAGTTTCTTTTCCTGGTGCACCTGCTGGCGTACCTGGCCTCCATCACGGGAAACATGGTGATAATCACCATCACCTGGGTTGACCATCGCCTCCAGACGCCAATGTATATTTTCCTCAGcactttctccttctgtgaaagCTGTTTTATCACCACAGTTATTCCTACCCTGCTCTCCATCTTTCTTTCAGGAAGGCAGACAATTCCCTTTACTGCTTGTCTCACACAAGcctttgcttttctatttcttgggtCAATAATTTTCTTCCTCATGGCTGTGATGTCCTTGGATCGACACCTGGCCATCTGCAAGCCTCTGCGCTACCCAACCGTCATGAACTTGAGGGTTAGTTTCCTCCTGGTTTTCTTTTGCTATACTTTGTCCTTTATCTTCATCACTGGACTGCTGGTCCAGGTTTCCCAGTTAtccttctgtggccccaatgtcatctctcatttcttctgtgaccttGGCGCCTTAATTCACCTCTCCTGTTCTGACACCAGATCTGTTGAAATATATATCTTCTTCCTTGCTTTACTTGTGATTCTGATAGCCCTCATTTTAACCTTCATTGCATACAGCAACATAATAGTCACAATCGTGCGTCTCCCGTCAGCCAAGGAGCGACAGAAAGCTTTTTCCACCTGCTTATCTCACCTCATTGTCCTCTCTCTGATGTATGGCAGCTGTGTCTTTACATATGTGAAACCAAAGCAAACGAACCGGCTGGATTCGAACAGGGAGGCTGCCCTTGTGAACACGGTGGTGACCCTGCTGCTGAACCCTGTCATCTACACTCTGCAAAACAAGCAGATCCACCAGGCTCTGAGGAAGACTCTGTCCAGGATGAGACTGTAG